A region from the Acidimicrobiales bacterium genome encodes:
- a CDS encoding enoyl-CoA hydratase family protein, with protein sequence MTIHETVNDDGVLELVMDNPKVNALPIADTRRIAEVLEGVRHRPEITAVILTATGRGFSAGVDIKEMQAMEGNEGILGVNQACFDAFRAVYECAVPVICAVNDFCLGTGIGLAGSADIVVAAEGVRFGLPEIDNGALGAATHLGRLVPEKHLRWMLYSCEPVEAEKLEEWGTVLRVVPLEDLMDTARGVARVIASKHPVVMRAAKRSLIGIDDDPSRSYRYEQGFTFELNLHGLGEEARAAFVKGERERNAAAGD encoded by the coding sequence GTGACCATCCACGAGACCGTCAACGACGACGGCGTGCTCGAGCTGGTCATGGACAACCCCAAGGTCAACGCGTTGCCGATCGCCGACACCCGGCGCATCGCCGAGGTGCTCGAGGGCGTCCGTCATCGGCCCGAGATCACGGCCGTCATCCTCACCGCCACCGGCCGGGGGTTCTCGGCCGGCGTCGACATCAAGGAGATGCAGGCCATGGAGGGCAACGAGGGCATCCTCGGGGTCAACCAGGCGTGCTTTGATGCCTTCCGGGCCGTCTACGAGTGCGCGGTGCCCGTGATCTGCGCGGTCAACGACTTCTGCCTGGGCACCGGAATCGGTCTGGCCGGCAGCGCCGACATCGTCGTCGCGGCCGAGGGAGTTCGCTTCGGGCTGCCCGAGATCGACAACGGCGCGCTCGGGGCGGCCACCCACCTGGGGCGACTCGTGCCCGAGAAGCACCTTCGGTGGATGCTCTACAGCTGCGAGCCGGTCGAGGCGGAGAAGCTCGAGGAGTGGGGAACCGTTCTTCGGGTGGTGCCGCTCGAAGACCTGATGGACACCGCTCGCGGGGTCGCCCGGGTGATCGCATCGAAGCATCCGGTGGTGATGCGCGCGGCGAAACGTTCGCTCATCGGTATCGACGACGACCCGAGCCGCAGCTACCGCTACGAGCAGGGGTTCACCTTCGAACTCAACCTCCACGGACTCGGCGAAGAGGCACGGGCGGCGTTCGTCAAGGGCGAACGAGAGCGCAACGCCGCCGCCGGCGATTAG
- a CDS encoding zf-HC2 domain-containing protein produces the protein MIRRRWTRRHLPEVDCREVGRVLQSYLDDDVDADFAEKIAAHLDACRACGLELTTYRAIKTSLAAKMPAVDAATIERLHAFGAEINGRGD, from the coding sequence GTGATCCGACGACGGTGGACCCGCCGCCATCTGCCCGAGGTCGACTGCCGCGAGGTCGGCCGCGTCCTGCAGAGCTATCTCGACGACGATGTCGACGCCGACTTCGCCGAGAAGATCGCGGCCCACCTCGACGCGTGCCGGGCTTGCGGCCTCGAGCTCACCACCTACCGGGCGATCAAGACCTCGCTCGCCGCGAAGATGCCCGCCGTCGACGCGGCGACCATCGAGCGACTGCACGCGTTCGGCGCGGAGATCAACGGTCGTGGCGACTAA
- a CDS encoding sigma-70 family RNA polymerase sigma factor encodes MSEPAVDEKAQKAAFDRYVVPEVEVLYRVARSITRNPTDAEDLVQDTMLRAYRAILRFDGRHPRAWLLTIMRNAQINRVRRKRPELLRDPDAAMARLADEHADETGPEGIVVESQYDAAVEKAVDALPAKFRSVVELVDIQGLSYAEAAEILGVPTGTIMSRLHRARSRIRRHLEDSGAYANGRPT; translated from the coding sequence ATGTCCGAACCGGCGGTCGACGAGAAGGCACAGAAGGCGGCGTTCGACCGCTACGTCGTGCCCGAGGTCGAGGTGCTCTACCGCGTCGCCCGCTCCATCACCCGCAACCCGACCGATGCCGAGGACCTGGTGCAGGACACCATGCTGCGGGCCTATCGGGCGATCCTGCGCTTCGACGGTCGTCATCCTCGGGCCTGGCTCCTCACCATCATGCGCAATGCCCAGATCAATCGGGTGCGGAGGAAGCGACCCGAGTTGCTGCGCGATCCCGACGCTGCGATGGCCCGCCTGGCCGACGAGCACGCCGACGAGACCGGACCCGAGGGCATCGTGGTCGAGTCGCAGTACGACGCCGCGGTGGAGAAGGCGGTCGACGCGCTACCCGCGAAGTTCCGCAGCGTGGTCGAACTGGTCGACATCCAGGGCCTCTCCTACGCCGAGGCCGCCGAGATCCTCGGTGTCCCGACCGGCACCATCATGAGCCGGCTCCACCGTGCCCGCTCCCGCATCCGCAGGCATCTCGAGGACAGTGGCGCCTACGCGAACGGACGACCGACGTGA
- a CDS encoding zf-HC2 domain-containing protein: MKRFHRVRWASALEALLDDELDPRRLGRVLAHLQDCPECLAELEALVRLRQSLRRLAHTRRPLASVE; encoded by the coding sequence ATGAAGCGGTTCCATCGTGTCCGTTGGGCCTCGGCTCTCGAAGCCCTGCTGGACGACGAGCTCGACCCCCGTCGACTGGGGCGGGTGCTCGCGCATCTCCAGGACTGTCCCGAGTGCCTGGCCGAGCTCGAGGCGCTGGTCCGCCTCCGGCAGTCGCTTCGACGTCTGGCCCACACCCGTCGCCCGCTAGCGTCGGTCGAGTGA
- a CDS encoding globin, with protein MTEPGEPTRVHDLVGSDFFADLVEAFYEGVETDEVLRPMYPADLAGAKARLAMFLVQYWGGPSTYSEHRGHPRLRMRHMPFTVDTAARDAWLRHMRAALARTAERRETPAAVVELVDDYFVRSAEFLRNAED; from the coding sequence GTGACCGAGCCCGGCGAACCCACGCGTGTGCACGACCTCGTCGGCAGTGACTTCTTCGCCGATCTGGTCGAGGCCTTCTACGAGGGTGTGGAAACCGACGAGGTGTTGCGGCCGATGTATCCCGCCGACCTCGCCGGTGCCAAGGCTCGCCTCGCGATGTTCCTGGTGCAGTACTGGGGAGGTCCTTCCACCTACAGCGAGCACCGTGGGCATCCGCGGCTGCGGATGCGTCACATGCCGTTCACGGTCGACACGGCGGCGCGCGATGCGTGGCTGCGGCACATGCGCGCCGCGCTGGCGAGAACCGCGGAACGACGCGAGACGCCGGCCGCGGTGGTCGAATTGGTCGACGACTATTTCGTCCGGTCGGCGGAATTTCTCCGCAACGCCGAGGACTGA
- a CDS encoding HU family DNA-binding protein, which produces MNKGELIAAMAEAADVSQKDAGACLDAMFETIAAQVSSGNEVAITGWLKAEKAKTSARTGRNPQTGQPIQVPAGTRTKLTVGSKLKAAGKS; this is translated from the coding sequence ATGAACAAGGGTGAACTCATCGCCGCAATGGCCGAGGCCGCAGACGTCAGCCAGAAGGACGCCGGCGCCTGCCTCGACGCCATGTTCGAGACCATCGCCGCGCAGGTGAGCAGTGGCAACGAGGTCGCGATCACCGGCTGGCTGAAGGCGGAGAAGGCGAAGACCTCGGCCCGAACCGGCCGCAACCCCCAGACCGGTCAGCCCATCCAGGTGCCCGCCGGTACTCGAACCAAGCTGACCGTCGGCTCCAAGCTGAAGGCAGCGGGCAAGAGCTGA
- the fabZ gene encoding 3-hydroxyacyl-ACP dehydratase FabZ: MSLPDPIDVLPHRDPFLFVDEITAITPGASASGLWRLSGDEAFFAGHFPGRPTLPGVLMCEAIAQVGAFAVLTDERYAGKLPLFGGLDKARFRRQVVPGDTLEIDVTMTRMSARAGKGEGRATVNGELATSCELMFVIVDAQ, encoded by the coding sequence ATGAGCCTCCCCGATCCGATCGACGTCCTTCCGCATCGCGACCCGTTCCTGTTCGTCGACGAGATCACGGCGATCACGCCGGGAGCGTCGGCGTCGGGGCTGTGGCGGCTCTCCGGTGACGAGGCGTTCTTCGCCGGCCACTTCCCCGGACGGCCGACCCTGCCGGGCGTGCTGATGTGCGAGGCGATCGCCCAGGTCGGCGCGTTCGCCGTGCTCACCGACGAACGCTATGCCGGCAAGCTCCCGCTCTTCGGCGGGCTCGACAAGGCCCGCTTCCGTCGCCAGGTCGTGCCGGGCGACACCCTGGAGATCGACGTGACGATGACCCGCATGTCGGCGAGGGCCGGCAAGGGCGAGGGCCGGGCCACGGTGAATGGTGAGCTGGCGACCAGTTGCGAGCTGATGTTCGTCATCGTCGACGCCCAATAG
- a CDS encoding beta-ketoacyl-ACP synthase II has product MQGRRVAVTGIGVVAPCGIGVDAFFEGLCSPAPVGPRILDDFDPTPYFDNPKEARRSDRFSQFALAAAEQAMAQAGEIDADPVRRGTFVGTGVGGIQTLEGQIEVRIEKGERRVSPFLVPMMMANAAAATLSMRYGWQGPCENTVTACAAGTHAIGNGARMIADGRCDAVLAGGSEAPFTLTATAGFSNMTALSNSGVSRPFDADRDGFVMAEGAGILVLEEWDRAVARGATILGEVLGSASTADAHHITAPAPGGSGAINCMQIAMADAGITAGDVVHINAHGTSTDKNDAAEAAAVAKVFGLPGPAVTSTKGVTGHALGGAGALEAVAVLVAMQKGLIPPTAGHERMDPDMPPIDLVVGEPRPWTPGPSLSNSFGFGGHNGTIVLAPPS; this is encoded by the coding sequence ATGCAGGGACGTCGAGTCGCCGTCACCGGCATCGGCGTCGTCGCCCCGTGCGGCATCGGCGTCGATGCGTTCTTCGAGGGTCTGTGTTCGCCTGCGCCCGTGGGCCCGCGCATACTCGACGACTTCGACCCGACGCCCTACTTCGACAATCCCAAGGAGGCGCGGCGCAGCGACCGCTTCTCCCAGTTCGCCCTGGCTGCGGCCGAGCAGGCGATGGCCCAAGCCGGCGAGATCGATGCCGACCCGGTCCGTCGCGGTACCTTCGTCGGCACCGGCGTGGGCGGCATCCAGACCCTCGAGGGGCAGATCGAGGTCCGCATCGAGAAGGGCGAGCGGCGGGTGTCGCCGTTCCTCGTGCCGATGATGATGGCCAACGCTGCGGCCGCCACGTTGTCGATGCGCTACGGATGGCAGGGGCCCTGTGAGAACACCGTCACCGCCTGCGCGGCCGGCACCCATGCCATCGGCAACGGCGCCCGAATGATCGCCGACGGTCGCTGCGACGCGGTGCTCGCCGGTGGCAGCGAGGCCCCGTTCACGCTCACCGCCACCGCCGGTTTCAGCAACATGACGGCGCTGTCGAACTCCGGCGTGAGTCGGCCCTTCGATGCCGACCGCGACGGTTTCGTCATGGCCGAGGGCGCCGGCATCCTCGTGCTCGAGGAGTGGGACCGAGCTGTCGCTCGTGGCGCCACCATCCTCGGCGAGGTGCTCGGCTCGGCGTCGACCGCCGATGCCCACCACATCACCGCGCCCGCCCCCGGCGGCTCCGGCGCCATCAACTGCATGCAGATCGCCATGGCCGACGCGGGCATCACGGCCGGCGACGTCGTCCACATCAACGCCCACGGCACCTCCACCGACAAGAACGACGCGGCCGAGGCGGCCGCCGTCGCCAAAGTCTTCGGCCTCCCCGGTCCCGCCGTCACGTCCACGAAGGGCGTGACCGGGCACGCCCTAGGCGGTGCCGGGGCGCTCGAGGCGGTCGCGGTCCTCGTGGCGATGCAGAAGGGCCTCATTCCCCCCACCGCGGGCCACGAGCGCATGGACCCCGACATGCCGCCCATCGACCTGGTCGTCGGCGAGCCCCGCCCATGGACCCCCGGCCCGTCGCTGTCCAACAGCTTCGGCTTCGGCGGCCACAACGGCACCATCGTCCTCGCCCCGCCCTCCTGA
- a CDS encoding acyl carrier protein translates to MSDNFDRFKKCAVDVLSVDEDKIVPEATFESLDADSLDLVELVMALEEEFDVNVEEEELEGVTTIQGAFSLVESKL, encoded by the coding sequence GTGAGTGACAACTTCGATCGCTTCAAGAAATGCGCCGTCGACGTGCTTTCCGTCGACGAGGACAAGATCGTCCCCGAGGCCACGTTCGAGAGCCTCGACGCCGACAGCCTCGATCTCGTCGAGCTCGTCATGGCGCTCGAGGAAGAGTTCGACGTCAACGTCGAAGAAGAAGAGCTCGAGGGTGTGACCACCATCCAGGGCGCCTTCTCGCTGGTCGAGTCCAAGCTCTGA
- the fabG gene encoding 3-oxoacyl-ACP reductase FabG: MTETPSRVVLVTGGNRGIGLATAKRFQAAGHAVAITARSGEAADADGLTVVKCDVTDSASVDAAFAEIESTLGAVEILVSNAGITKDGLVLRMGDDDFTDVLDANLTGGFRVAKRAVKGMMRARWGRMVFVSSVVGLGGQAGQANYAASKAGLVGLARSLAKEFASRNVTVNVVAPGPIETDMLAALTDDQRAAMLAMVPAGRLGATDEIAAAIAFLASEDAGYITGTVLPVDGGLSMG; encoded by the coding sequence ATGACCGAAACCCCATCCCGTGTCGTCCTGGTGACCGGCGGCAACCGAGGAATCGGCCTGGCCACGGCCAAGCGTTTCCAGGCGGCCGGCCACGCGGTGGCCATCACCGCCCGCAGCGGTGAGGCCGCCGACGCCGACGGGCTCACCGTCGTGAAGTGCGATGTCACCGACAGCGCGTCGGTCGATGCCGCTTTCGCCGAGATCGAGTCCACACTCGGCGCGGTCGAGATCCTCGTGAGCAACGCCGGCATCACGAAGGACGGACTCGTGCTCCGCATGGGCGACGACGACTTCACCGACGTCCTCGACGCGAACCTCACCGGCGGCTTCCGGGTTGCCAAGCGGGCGGTGAAGGGCATGATGCGGGCCCGCTGGGGCCGCATGGTCTTCGTCTCCTCGGTCGTGGGCCTCGGCGGCCAGGCCGGTCAAGCCAACTACGCCGCGTCCAAGGCCGGCCTGGTCGGCCTCGCCCGCTCCCTGGCCAAGGAGTTCGCCAGCCGCAACGTGACGGTCAACGTGGTCGCGCCGGGCCCGATCGAAACCGACATGCTCGCGGCGCTGACCGACGACCAGCGGGCCGCGATGCTCGCCATGGTTCCCGCCGGACGGCTGGGTGCCACCGACGAGATCGCGGCCGCCATCGCCTTCCTCGCATCCGAGGACGCGGGATACATCACGGGTACCGTGCTCCCCGTCGACGGCGGCCTTTCCATGGGCTGA
- a CDS encoding beta-ketoacyl-ACP synthase III, protein MTIRVNGIGTALPEKIVTNDDLSATMDTSDAWIRARAGIGARHVGGVTSEMAIEAGANALKAADLPPDAIDLLILCTTTPDQRFPATSAVVQSGLGLTCGAFDVNAVCAGFTYGYVSAYGMMQAPSGPDRVLLIGSDAMSTITDWTDRGTAILFGDGAAAVVMEKHDQGEMLAFDLGADGNLQSILYCDHDGYIQMEGREVFKKAVRAVAQSVENVLAKAGVSPDEVDVVLPHQANIRIIEAVCQRIGIPMSKTHNVLESTGNTSGASIPLAMAKARDDGVLEPGAIVLMSGFGAGMAWGSIVVRW, encoded by the coding sequence ATGACCATCCGTGTCAACGGTATCGGGACTGCGCTGCCGGAGAAGATCGTCACCAACGACGACCTCTCGGCGACCATGGACACCTCCGACGCGTGGATCCGCGCCCGTGCGGGCATCGGTGCGCGCCATGTCGGCGGGGTGACGTCGGAGATGGCCATCGAGGCCGGCGCGAACGCCCTGAAGGCCGCCGATCTCCCGCCCGATGCCATCGATCTCCTCATCCTCTGCACCACCACCCCCGACCAGCGCTTCCCGGCCACCTCGGCCGTCGTGCAGTCCGGCCTCGGCCTCACCTGTGGCGCGTTCGACGTCAATGCCGTCTGCGCCGGGTTCACCTATGGCTACGTCAGCGCCTACGGCATGATGCAGGCGCCCAGCGGCCCCGACCGCGTGCTGCTCATCGGCAGCGACGCCATGTCCACCATCACGGACTGGACCGACCGGGGCACGGCGATCCTCTTCGGCGACGGCGCGGCCGCCGTCGTGATGGAGAAGCACGACCAGGGCGAGATGCTGGCCTTCGATCTCGGTGCCGACGGCAACCTCCAGTCCATCCTCTACTGCGACCACGACGGCTACATCCAGATGGAGGGCCGAGAGGTCTTCAAGAAGGCCGTGCGGGCCGTCGCCCAGTCGGTCGAGAACGTGCTGGCCAAGGCCGGCGTGTCGCCCGACGAGGTCGACGTCGTGCTCCCCCACCAGGCCAACATCCGCATCATCGAGGCCGTGTGTCAGCGCATCGGCATCCCGATGTCGAAGACCCACAACGTGCTCGAATCCACCGGCAACACGTCGGGCGCATCGATTCCGCTCGCCATGGCCAAGGCCCGCGACGACGGCGTACTCGAACCCGGCGCCATCGTGCTCATGTCGGGCTTCGGCGCCGGCATGGCCTGGGGCTCGATCGTGGTGCGGTGGTAG
- the fabD gene encoding ACP S-malonyltransferase — protein sequence MIVFTYPGQGSQAPGMGSAWADHPSWELVEEASDAANRDVAALLLDTDADELTMTRNAQLATFVTSMVVLDAVSRVGGEAAAHAGHSLGEYSALTAAGALDFSDAVRLVNERGDAMQSAADEQHGTMAALLALDDDQVDIACQRAAGDVWIANYNAPGQVVIAGVPDDLDRACEIAKELGAKRAMRLPVGGAFHTPLMAPARDRLRKAIDQVEFRAPEQPVYANVDGAAHAEAADWPDLLGAQLCSPVRWRQTLRNLEADGFNTYVELGPGTVLTGLVKRTVKTGHRINIATPADLDSTLEKLARLPQIEAKVLEGEHLFATERLVVSPATGVFALRTGVEPGMTIDVGDVIGTVGTNDVVSSFAGEIVGVLALEGERVGSRQPIAWLRTRQ from the coding sequence ATGATCGTCTTCACCTATCCGGGCCAGGGCTCCCAAGCACCGGGGATGGGTTCGGCGTGGGCCGACCATCCCTCGTGGGAGCTCGTCGAGGAGGCGTCCGACGCGGCCAACCGGGACGTCGCCGCGCTGCTCCTCGACACCGACGCCGACGAACTCACGATGACCCGCAATGCCCAGTTGGCCACGTTCGTCACCTCGATGGTGGTGCTCGATGCCGTCAGTCGCGTCGGTGGCGAGGCCGCGGCCCATGCCGGGCACAGCCTCGGGGAGTACTCCGCGCTGACCGCCGCCGGTGCGCTCGACTTCAGCGACGCCGTCCGACTCGTCAACGAGCGCGGCGACGCGATGCAGTCGGCCGCCGATGAGCAGCACGGCACCATGGCGGCGCTCCTGGCCCTCGACGACGACCAGGTCGACATCGCCTGCCAGCGCGCCGCGGGCGACGTCTGGATCGCCAACTACAACGCACCCGGTCAAGTCGTGATCGCCGGCGTGCCCGACGATCTCGATCGGGCGTGCGAGATCGCCAAGGAGCTCGGCGCGAAACGGGCCATGCGTCTGCCGGTGGGTGGCGCGTTCCACACCCCGCTCATGGCGCCGGCGCGCGATCGCCTCCGCAAGGCCATCGATCAGGTCGAGTTCCGCGCCCCCGAACAGCCCGTCTACGCCAACGTCGACGGCGCGGCCCATGCCGAGGCCGCCGACTGGCCCGATCTCCTCGGCGCCCAGCTCTGCTCGCCTGTGCGCTGGCGACAGACGTTGCGCAATCTCGAGGCCGACGGCTTCAACACCTATGTCGAACTCGGGCCCGGCACCGTGCTCACCGGTCTCGTCAAGCGCACCGTGAAGACCGGGCATCGCATCAACATCGCCACGCCGGCCGATCTCGACAGCACGCTCGAGAAGCTGGCCCGCCTGCCCCAGATCGAAGCGAAGGTTCTCGAGGGCGAGCACCTCTTCGCCACCGAGCGCCTCGTCGTCTCCCCCGCCACCGGCGTCTTCGCGCTGCGCACGGGTGTCGAGCCCGGGATGACGATCGACGTCGGCGACGTGATCGGCACGGTCGGCACCAACGACGTCGTCAGCTCGTTCGCCGGCGAGATCGTGGGAGTGCTCGCACTCGAAGGCGAACGGGTCGGATCTCGTCAGCCCATCGCCTGGCTGCGCACGCGCCAATGA
- a CDS encoding SRPBCC family protein, protein MSTRAVSRSRTIQASPEAIFAILSSPAGHTRIDGSDTVRGAMEGPDPLALGDRFRMDMKMGVPYKIWSKVVEFEQDRLIAWAHKGKHRWRFELEPVGEATLVTQTFDWSTAVIPKAIELMGYPEKHPAAMEATLARLAVEVES, encoded by the coding sequence ATGTCCACGCGCGCCGTCTCCCGCTCCCGAACCATCCAGGCCTCACCCGAGGCGATCTTCGCGATCCTCTCGAGCCCGGCAGGACACACCCGCATCGACGGGTCCGACACGGTGCGAGGCGCGATGGAGGGGCCCGATCCGCTCGCACTCGGCGACCGCTTCCGCATGGACATGAAGATGGGCGTGCCCTACAAGATCTGGTCGAAGGTCGTGGAGTTCGAGCAGGACCGCCTGATCGCGTGGGCCCACAAGGGCAAGCACCGGTGGCGTTTCGAGCTCGAGCCGGTCGGCGAGGCGACGCTGGTCACCCAGACCTTCGATTGGTCGACCGCCGTCATCCCGAAGGCGATCGAGCTCATGGGTTACCCCGAGAAGCACCCGGCCGCGATGGAAGCCACCCTGGCTCGGCTGGCCGTCGAAGTCGAGAGCTGA
- a CDS encoding DUF3105 domain-containing protein: protein MRLLAALLLSTVVMTACGRGSDGSGCVEVREPLDPLSIQHVLDAEAAVFLTDPPTSGPHLSGPSVSGEFAAPVTPAAQVRVLEAGGVVVQYTDGVDVDPLRAIVDQTDLAAVLAPAEALPAPVVATAWTWKLTCDGPEVDRILDFAAARVNDAPGLD from the coding sequence ATGCGTTTGTTGGCCGCTTTGCTCCTCTCGACGGTGGTGATGACCGCCTGCGGCCGGGGCAGCGACGGCTCGGGTTGCGTCGAGGTGCGCGAGCCGCTCGATCCGCTGAGCATCCAGCACGTCCTGGACGCCGAGGCAGCCGTGTTCCTCACCGACCCACCCACGTCGGGGCCGCACCTGTCAGGGCCGTCGGTGTCGGGTGAGTTCGCGGCACCCGTCACCCCTGCGGCGCAGGTCCGAGTGCTCGAGGCCGGCGGTGTCGTCGTGCAGTACACCGATGGCGTCGACGTCGACCCGTTGCGCGCCATCGTCGACCAGACCGACCTCGCCGCCGTGTTGGCCCCGGCCGAGGCGCTGCCGGCGCCGGTCGTCGCCACGGCATGGACATGGAAGCTGACGTGCGATGGACCCGAGGTCGACCGCATCCTCGACTTCGCCGCGGCCCGGGTCAACGACGCGCCGGGCCTGGACTGA
- a CDS encoding response regulator, with protein MTPPIRVVVAEDEAIIRLDLVETLTAEGYDVVADTGRGDDAVELVATFAPDVALFDVKMPGIDGIEATRAISDGNRTAVVLLTAFSDRELVEQAADAGAMAYLVKPYQRAELVPAIETALARFRERRALEAKVGDLTGQLEVRKLIDRAKGRLIDSHGLSEGDAFRFLQQQAMSGRRTMADVAEEVLAGTLTP; from the coding sequence GTGACGCCACCGATCCGGGTGGTCGTCGCCGAGGACGAGGCGATCATCCGTCTCGACCTGGTCGAGACCCTGACGGCCGAGGGATACGACGTGGTGGCCGACACCGGCCGCGGCGACGACGCAGTGGAGCTGGTTGCCACCTTCGCGCCCGACGTTGCCCTATTCGACGTGAAGATGCCCGGCATCGACGGCATCGAGGCGACCCGGGCCATCAGCGACGGCAATCGAACGGCGGTGGTGTTGCTCACTGCCTTCAGCGATCGCGAGCTCGTCGAGCAGGCGGCCGATGCCGGGGCGATGGCGTATCTCGTCAAGCCCTACCAGCGGGCGGAGCTCGTGCCGGCGATCGAGACGGCCCTGGCCCGATTCCGGGAGCGCCGAGCCCTCGAGGCGAAGGTCGGGGATCTCACCGGCCAGCTCGAGGTTCGCAAGCTGATCGACCGGGCCAAGGGGCGGCTGATCGACTCCCACGGCCTCTCCGAGGGGGACGCATTCCGCTTTCTGCAGCAGCAGGCGATGTCGGGTCGACGGACCATGGCCGACGTCGCCGAAGAGGTGCTCGCCGGCACGCTCACGCCCTGA